The Nymphaea colorata isolate Beijing-Zhang1983 chromosome 11, ASM883128v2, whole genome shotgun sequence genome includes the window TGCAACAACTACATGTACCTTTCTTCCAAACTTGGTTGGATCTGCTCTCCTGGCATTCAGTACATGAGAATCCAACAAAGACTACTCATACGTCAATCTTACTGTTGCCCACGACTCAACTCTATCTTCTGTCAACTAGTGGATTGGGTCTCCCAGGTCATCATGCAGACATCTAAATCACcaaacacctctctctctctctaaaaactTACTCCTCTCTCTTTTACTCACTGTTGATCTTGGCTGAGAATGTGGTTTCATTTTGCTGGTCATATGAACATTACCACAATGCATGGGAAGTTAAGAATAAagatgtcaacagatcggatTCGAACTGACTGCACCCTCAGTTATATCGGGCTTGTCGGACGTTCAcgtattcatattcaaatatggaTAAGGAAAAGtttataccatatctgaattcaatcctTAAATTTACACATCAAACCTTATCCTAACATGAATTCTAGATTCACATCCGAATCTCGACTGCATCATATGTATACTTAATTTGAATTCAATGAGgcttttatttaaaactgaatctgaatcgaTGACCAGATGTCATATCTTACATCTGAATCTAATCTTATTTCTCAATATGATGTTAAATCTTTTACATATTCAATTTTCATAAGATCTATCAACCTTGTTAGGTAAAAACCATATGTTCAAATCATGATTTTGCCTTGTAAAATCATGATATGGGCATGCATGTGCAAGATCTTGCAGGTCAAGAGTCAAAAGAGAGCTCATGAGAGGGTACAATAAGTGAttaagacagagagagagagggcaattTCAGCTTATGTATGAAACGCCGGATGGATGGCCGTTTACTTGGTgttaaagaaagaagagacaccTGGACCTAGTTGGCAGACAGGGACCCGATAGTTTTAGCATTAAAGGCAGATAGATGCTTTCTTTTAGCCCTTCATTTCTTCTAAACCTTCTGCAAAATTCTCTTGTGACAGAATCCTTTTCCATGGTGACTGCCCTCTCCACCACAGTGGCTGAGCTTCCCCAAGTCGATTCAGATTCAGCAGCAGCATGAGTCGAGCTGGCTTTCTGGGCAAAGAAGCCGATCCCAACGTGAGCTTTAGAAATTAGAGTCAAAAGTTGGTCTATTAAATAATGATTTCCCAATAGTTTAAGAAAAAAgatcatcaaaagaaaaaaacagagtgGCAAAGCCGAATTTCCTTGACACAAACATCTCCACAGAAATAAAGAAGATGTACacacctctctctttctcatttttttcgtGGCTCAAAGCTGTGACAGCTATTCCCGATGGATGTGCTGAGCATCTCATTGGCCATTTCCGTAGAAAACTCCAAACTCAGGCCCCTCCCTCCCCTTCATCTTTTCTACAACTGGCTCCATGAATCATGAaacagttctctctctctctctctatctctatctcccTTGCCAACTGTTTcccaaaagaaattaaaagcgTTACAGAAATCAGCATAAAATTTGGCCTGAATTTGCAGATATAGGCGACTTTGGAGTGTCGCGGCTAAACGTTTTTTAGTTCTTAGAtgtatttatgattttttaagtatttaataaatattataatattttaaccATTCACTACCCAGTTCAGCTGAATTACTAAATCGGGCAGTCAGCAGCTTGgccgatttttttttaaactaataTTCTAGCATTCGTTTTTACCAAACGATGAAAATGTGGGCAATCCTGCATCTCTCAAATATCTCAAGGAGAGACCTGCTAATCCTTCTGTTTCTGTATTCCTGCATCAGGTGGTGTATTGGAAGAGCATAGAGCACTGTCAACCCCGATTTTCAAGTGCCTTCAAGCTTTTGAAATTAGTAATTTGCTGGTAACGATGCACCAacgcgagagagagatagagagagagagacttatgGGGTTCAAACTTCACTGTAAGtatgggaagaagaagagagaacagGGAAAGTAGCTGTGAAAGGAAATGTGGATGGTAACTGCTTATTAATTAAAGACAAcgattttaaaatgaaaggtTACAGACGGTCGGCCTAAAAATTAGCAGACTGCCTTAATATAGTTACCAGTGGCTTTTCTATACAGTTAGAGGCTTCTTACAGTAAGAGATTCTGTCAGAAAATTGATCCACCATTATGGCAGGCCTTTAATATCGAGAAATCGCCACCCATCTTAAGAGATCGCCATCGGTGCCAGTCGTGTACTCCTTGATGTCATGTGATCCCACCTCTCCTCGCCTCCCTACCCTTTGCTCCTCTCACCAAACATGTGACTGAAGCCCCTTCCAAAACTGTGATGGAGACCAAAGAAAAGCTACAGTTCCACAAGCGCTTCCTACCTCTCCCcatttctcccttcttcttcctccctcgatTCTTACTGGCCACTCTCTCACTATCCACATTGAACCCCACCAGCTTTCTCAGTGATCTCTCACAaactcctccctctcttcctctgaGTCCGCCTTCTGTAGCAAGCAGTGCTCAGACAGTGATACTGACTGTCGCTGAAACACAATAAACAAAAGGTTTCAGGCTTCTTGTTTGGCCCCACAACCACAGCGTTTTGCTGTCTCTCTCATCCATTCATTCACGCGTTCAATTAAAGCAAGTTAATACGacgaactctctctctctctctctgagtatATTTAACAAATTTCTCGTTCCCTTCAGTTCTCCCTCATGAGTCTCTTCTCCATGTCTGCTGTCGTCGCCCTTCCGTAACTGTAAGCACCATGACCCATCTGAGTCAGATCAAAAGGGAATTGGCTTCGCCGCCCAAATGatgagggagagaggagaggagggAAGAGGGAGATTGGAGGAAGATAGacattttgtgttatttttgttCAGCGCACTTTTTAATTCCTCTTACTTTTCCATGTTGTTGGTTAAGCTTTCTACACGATCATTTTAGGTGGGTGCCGGGATTACTTCTCTTAGAGgagtctgagagagagagagagagacgggggGTGTTGTTTTCGGCCTTCTTGGGGAGAGAGTCTCCTCTGTCcctctctcatttctcttcttctcggGGACTTATGGCTACCAATGGTCGGCTTATTGCTGGCTCTCACAACAGAAACGAGTTCATACTGATCAATGCCGAAGAACTAAACAAGGTACGCTCGATTTGGGGAAAAAAACCCATATTTGCCCTCTCAAATGCACCTTCTTATACACTTCGTGGAATGCCCGTTCGGCTAGGCCGTGTTCTTCTGTTTTACTGAATGCCCTGTGTCTTGGTGGATTCTGATTGTCGCAGGCGTCAAAATTTTATGttacttctcattttttcttctttcagcttCTTTCCGCCCCCTCCCATCCACCCCCCTCCTTtccatttttcctctttttttgttaCGAAAAGATCGCAACCGTTATTTACGATTCCTTCTCGATTTTCTTTTGGTGTTGttcaattttgctttttttcgtttttttcttctctccgtGTCTACTTATCAAAATGCTAGTACCACTTGGCTAATTCTCTTTTTGAATATGTATTCAGGTGTCATCCTTTTTCTCTGCAGTTccgtattttttttctcttgccaTTACTTTTTGctgtatttttttctccttttttgcttcAGCCTTCCTCAGTTTGACTCACAAATTAGTCGGTTTGTTTTCTATCTCAGGGCAAAACCGGTCATCTTTTCCGTTGGCCTTTGATTTAGGAAATTGCGCATGCTTCCTCCACTTTACTTTTAGTTCGCTTCCGCTTAGCCATTTAGATGGATGTGCTGACCAATCTAGCTTGGTGTTTGTGTTGCCCTTAGAGCTGAACCCACTTTGACATGCTGCTGTCTGAAATTGTTGATTTTCTGTTTCCTGTGTTGTGCTTGTGAGCTGACAGTCCACCTCTTGGATTTTTAGTTTGTATGGCCAGTTCTTATTACTATAGTTGggtcttccttttctcttcgaTGACGtggattattgttttttttcagCCAAAGACGAAAGAATTAAGTGGGCAGATCTGCCAGATTTGTGGAGATGGGATCGAAATAACAGTTGACGGAGAGCCTTTTGTGGCCTGTAATGAATGTGCCTTCCCTGTCTGTAGAACTTGCTATGAATATGAAAGGAGGGAGGGTACTCAGGCATGTCCACAGTGCAGAACTAGATATAAAAGGCATAAAGGTCAAACGTATTTTCACTTTATGTCTTCAAATTTTATCTGTCATATGGTAGAAACGTTTATGTGAAATAAGctcttctttcgtttttttattttgtcaacaCAATTTTTTGATACCTAAGGGTGAAGATAGAATCAAAAAGCTTCTATTTGGGCTAGAGATCTGCATATTCAaatggacaatttttttttgtcacattttCAATGGTCTGAAAGGAAACGAACTTCTCAGTCCTGGGAAATTATGTGCATTTCAAGTAAAGATGTGACTTCTTTTCAGTGTGTATTTTCAATTGAATGTAGAGaaatttgttcttttcaggTAGTCCTAGAGTCGatggtgatgaagaagaagatgatttCGATGACTTGGAGAATGAATTTAGCTTTGGCGGTCATAGGAACCAAAATGATTCTCGGCAAATTGCTGAGTCAATGTTGCATGGCAGGCTCAATGTTGGTCGTAGTGATGCAGGGGACACATTTGGATCTCATGGCGCATCTGACATTCCACTCCTTACATACCGAGGAGAGGTACATAATTAACATGAATTATGCTTTTGGATGGTATTTTGGCATCTGCAGCTTTTCTCGTCTTAATAGTTTCTTGTGTTTTAATTCAGGATGCTGGAGTTCCTGATGATAGTCATGCACTTATTGTACCTCCATTTGCCGGGGGAAGCAGCAACCGTGTTCATCCTGTATCATTTCCAGATCAATCTGTGTCATGTATGTTGTCAGTATTTCGTGtgtattttttgttcttgtaaGACCGTGATTGATTCTTGATCTATATCTTTTGTATCGCAGCTGGGCCACCTAGGCCTTTGGATCCTAACAAAGATTTGGCAGTGTATGGTTATGGAAGTGTCACATGGAAGGATCGAATGGAGGAGTGGAAGAAGAGGCAGAATAAATTGCAGATGGTTAGACATGAGAATGCAAATCCTGATGGTGATGAGCCAGATGATCTTGATTTGCCCACGTATGTATATTCCTTTTGTTTTgacaaacttttcttttgggTAACATAATAGTGTTCTTCTAGTCGCATATCATATTTAGTGAACCTTGGATAGCTTGCTGGTAGTCATGTACTATATCTTTTTTATATTCACATTTATGAACttccttttatttattatttacaGAAATGATGAAGGAAGGCAACCATTATCCAGGAAGGTCCCCATTCCTTCAAGCAAAATAAATCCATACAGAATGATCATTGTACTGCGGCTTGTAGTCCTTGGCTTTTTTTTCCATTACAGAATTCGTCATCCTGTTCCAAATGCATACGGACTGTGGCTTACTTCTGTTATTTGTGAGATATGGTTTGCTCTATCATGGATTCTTGATCAATTTCCTAAATGGTCTCCTATTGAGCGAGAAACGTACCTAGATCGACTGTCATTGAGGTACACAGCATTTGTAGGCTAACTGCTATACATAATTTTAATCCTTTTTGTGAATGTATGTTTTTTGCCTTTCCTAAATAAGAACGACCACTTTGCATATCTTTAAGATTCTATGTTTGAATTCTCAGGTATGAAAGAGAGGGGAAGCCATCAGAGCTTGCTGATATTGACATTTTTGTCAGTACAGTGGATCCTATGAAGGAACCTCCATTGATTACTGCAAACACAGTGTTGTCTATTCTTGCAGTGGACTATCCAGTTGAAAAAGTTGCTTGCTATGTCTCAGATGATGGTGCTGCCATGCTGACATTTGAAGCACTCTCAGAAACATCTGAGTTTGCTAGAAAATGGGTCCCATTCTGCAAAAAATACAGCATTGAACCTAGGGCTCCTGAATGGTACTTTGCACAGAAAATTGATTATCTTAAGGATAAGGTTCATCCAGATTTTATTAGAGAGCGACGAGCTATGAAGGTCAGTTTTTGATGTGTATGTTTTGTTCTGAGGCTACATTCCGTTAAATCTTGCTTTGCATCAATCACTGTGTTCAGCAAATTGAATAGGATCAGAGTCCAGCATTGCTGATCAAGATAGTTCTAACTTTTGATTGACTGCACAATACTTTTGAACATATTACTTGCACTTGTAATTTTTCTATTAGGCATTTCCCTCCACCAACCTAGATTTCTGTTGGCAATATGAAAGTGttcgtttttaacatgttttgtCTGTCAATTCTTAATTTGGTTTCAGTTGCAAGCACCACAATCTGTTGTTTCTGTATTCCGAAAGTTTTTGCAGCTCTCACAGTGGAAACTGACTTGCTTCACGGCCTCTAAATTTTCCTCAGAGAGAATATGAAGAGTTCAAAGTTCGGATCAATGCCTTAGTTGCACAAGCTCAGAAAGTCCCGGAGGATGGTTGGACCATGCAAGATGGAACTCCTTGGCCTGGAAATAATGTACGCGATCATCCAGGAATGATACAGGTATGGGGTTCTACACTGCTATTTGGGaactgaaattttataaaagttcATCTGTAGATAGGCTatatcacatgggtgcagggtgCGGGATGCGACAAATTcgaaaaaaatttaggtgcgggtGTGgtgagagcatatatatatatgatctgttatatataagtaattttatttgtctatattttaaaacatttttttatcaaggttagcttaatctcatacaaaactcaaagttttattaaataaaataggggaggaaagagagaagaggggaaaaggaagaggaaaagatagaagaaggaaaaaaataaaaaggaaaaagagaaaagaagaatgggtGTGGTCAGCAGCAACCGACTGAGTCAAGTGCCGTGTCGGGCCGCACCCGCACCTGAGTTGACGCGGATGCACCACCATATTTGACGCACCTGTGTGACTTAGTAGATAGCTGTACGCTTATCCTGGCGAACGGACATAGAACTAATGCTAGCTCAAAGTCAAATTAGTTTAGAACTATGCATGTCAAACACTCACAAGTTTGGAGGGTCTCAATTTAGCGTAAAATGTTTTTACAGTTATAGGCTACACTTTCTCTGTTTGTAGAGCCTGTCACAGGCCTTCTGATGTTAAGTCACAACTTGTGATGCATTAGGAATTGCAAGCAAGGCAAGCATGACTAAATGAAATGTTTTATGCCCCAAAAATTGCTTTTTTCTGGTGTCTTTTAAATGCATGTTGCTCTAGAACTagcttcttttccttcaaactGTCTCCCACATACTGTAAGTTTGTCCTTACTACTTTTCCATTGCCTCTCTTTGATTACACCTAAAAATTGTATCTCCAAGTCACCACTAATTGCATCAGCAATTATTGTTGATATGATCTCTTTCAGACTATCCGAGTTGAGATGGAGATGTCATCACTTGCATAACTAAATGTGTGTTACACCTGCATGTCTGTCTGTATGGCATCGATGTTCATGTGCACTGAATTTCTCCATCTTTTAGTTaagaaaacttgattttctttgATATTGTACTAAGCCACTGGAAACGCAGAAAAGTACTTATCAATACCTGGTTGATGTTCCTGATGGGGAAGTTGCACAATGTCACAGAAATGTCTTGCTGATTGGTTATGTGAAACTAACTTAATAAGGTCCATTCACAAAAGGTGGTGTATTTTCTAAATATCATACGGTAACTATTTAGGATTATAAATTTATCAGTTTTCTTGAACAAAAGAACTAAAGTTTTCTTTGAATAATATGCTGAAGCTTTTTTTGCCTTTATCCGACATTTCGTTCTTGATCTATTCTCTCGAGTTATGGTTTTCTCTCTTGTGATCCTTGAAAGGCTTGACAGTCTTTATAATCTTGCTTATATGCAGGTTTTCCTTGGCCCTAATGGTGTGGTTGATGTGGAAGGAAATGAGCTACCTCGTTTGGTGTATGTCTCGCGTGAAAAAAGACCTGGATTTGATCATCACAAAAAAGCTGGTGCTATGAATGCTTTAGTATGTCACACAGTTTGTTCTGAGATCTCATTCTGTGtttgtatataatatatatacatagatagatagatatatataatgtcAAACCAATGTTTGTAACTGATTTGTTTGGATGTCTCAAGGTGCGAGTGTCGGCTGTTCTCTCCAATGCACCATTTCTTCTTAATGTTGACTGTGATCACTACATCAATAACAGCAAAGCTCTCAGAGAAGCCATGTGCTTCATGATGGATCCTATATCTGGGCAAAAAGTGTGTTATGTTCAATTTCCTCAGAGATTTGATGGGATAGATCGACATGACAGATATGCAAACagaaatattgttttctttgatgTATGTCATTCAATTGTAATTGGATGAATGTTCTTAAAGCTAATAAGTTATAATTTAAAGTTTGATCTTTTTTAACCTGATATTTTCTTATTAGGTCAACATGAAAGGGTTGGATGGCATTCAAGGACCAATTTATGTAGGAACAGGATGTGTCTTCAGAAGGCGTGCTCTTTATGGATATGATGCTCCTGTCAGGGAGAAACCCCCAAGAAAGTCTTGCAACTGTTGGCCCAGGTGGTGCTGCTTATGCTGTGGGTCAAAGCGTAAGAAGGGAATAGGAAAGACCAAGGTGAACAAAAAGACCAAATCGAAGGAGACTTCTTCACAGATATATGCCTTAAATGATGCTGGAGAGGGGCTTCAAGGTGTCGTGTATTTTTAAGTTATAACTTCAATTCTTTACTCAACATTACTCACAGTTTTCAGCATGTCAAAGCATTTTGTAATCATGCCAACTGCAACAAAAATGGCCATTCAtctgtttcttttctccatttcagaAACCAAGGGGGAAAAAGATCTCCTGCAACCCCTGAGGAAACTTGAGAAAAAGTTTGGCCAATCTCCTGTTTTCGTGGCAGCCACTCTCAAGGAGAATGGTGGAATAGTTCATGCTGCTGAAGCGTCACTCTTGAATGAAGCTATTCATGTTATAAGTTGTGGCTATGAAGATAAAACAGAATGGGGAAAGGAGGTAAATAAATTTCCAGGCGCCAATTTTTGGCATTGGTGACATTCCAAGCACGGGCTAGGTTTGCAATGGCTGAATGTAAAATGTATGATTTGGTTCTGTCCATGGCAGGTCGGCTGGATATATGGCTCTGTGACGGAGGATATACTGACAGGATTCAAGATGCATTGCCATGGTTGGCGCTCTGTTTACTGCATACCCAAAAGGCCAGCATTCAAAGGATCTGCACCCATCAACCTCTCTGACCGCCTTCACCAGGTCCTTCGATGGGCACTTGGGTCAGTGGA containing:
- the LOC116263843 gene encoding cellulose synthase A catalytic subunit 6 [UDP-forming]-like; this encodes MATNGRLIAGSHNRNEFILINAEELNKPKTKELSGQICQICGDGIEITVDGEPFVACNECAFPVCRTCYEYERREGTQACPQCRTRYKRHKGSPRVDGDEEEDDFDDLENEFSFGGHRNQNDSRQIAESMLHGRLNVGRSDAGDTFGSHGASDIPLLTYRGEDAGVPDDSHALIVPPFAGGSSNRVHPVSFPDQSVSSGPPRPLDPNKDLAVYGYGSVTWKDRMEEWKKRQNKLQMVRHENANPDGDEPDDLDLPTNDEGRQPLSRKVPIPSSKINPYRMIIVLRLVVLGFFFHYRIRHPVPNAYGLWLTSVICEIWFALSWILDQFPKWSPIERETYLDRLSLRYEREGKPSELADIDIFVSTVDPMKEPPLITANTVLSILAVDYPVEKVACYVSDDGAAMLTFEALSETSEFARKWVPFCKKYSIEPRAPEWYFAQKIDYLKDKVHPDFIRERRAMKREYEEFKVRINALVAQAQKVPEDGWTMQDGTPWPGNNVRDHPGMIQVFLGPNGVVDVEGNELPRLVYVSREKRPGFDHHKKAGAMNALVRVSAVLSNAPFLLNVDCDHYINNSKALREAMCFMMDPISGQKVCYVQFPQRFDGIDRHDRYANRNIVFFDVNMKGLDGIQGPIYVGTGCVFRRRALYGYDAPVREKPPRKSCNCWPRWCCLCCGSKRKKGIGKTKVNKKTKSKETSSQIYALNDAGEGLQETKGEKDLLQPLRKLEKKFGQSPVFVAATLKENGGIVHAAEASLLNEAIHVISCGYEDKTEWGKEVGWIYGSVTEDILTGFKMHCHGWRSVYCIPKRPAFKGSAPINLSDRLHQVLRWALGSVEIFLSKHCPIWYGYGGGLKWLERLSYINSVVYPWTSLPLIAYCTLPAICLLTGKFIIPEVSNYGSIIFISLFLCIIATGVLEMQWGRIGIDDWWRNEQFWVIGGVSSHLFALFQGLLKVLAGVDTSFTVTSKGGDDGEFAELYVFKWTSMLIPPLTLLIINIIGTVSGISSAINNGYDSWGPLFGKFFFAFWVIVHLYPFLKGLMGKQNRTPTIVVVWSILLASIFSLVWVRINPFLSRSTGPVLEICGLDCENN